In Candidatus Saccharibacteria bacterium oral taxon 488, a single window of DNA contains:
- a CDS encoding type II secretion system F family protein, producing MTKFKYIATKNNNQPINGELEASSRASAIQLIQAQGMKLVDLKEAGDEKKGFRFGGGKKSVPTEELVSFTRQLSTMVSAGVPILRSLNSMAQHAESLHFREILNAVSKEIEGGTSFADALSKHPEAFSDVYVNMVRAGETGGILDDILKRLALQQEKNSSMKKKIKSAMTYPMVLIVITIGAFFGLMIFVLPMIGKTIKDLAGEDAELPALTQILMSISQFMVSFWYIIFPLLFGGVYALLRYIKSPKGKVKFHHFVLKAPIISKIIRKVAVARFTRTFSALIGAGVSVLEALEVTARAVGNTVYQDSLLDAAKRIKNGEVLSRIINEREDLYPPIVGQMLAVGEETGQTDKVLVKVADFYEEEVDAAISGLSSTIEPVMIVFMGGMVGLIAAAVMMPITGLANQIKG from the coding sequence ATGACAAAATTTAAATATATCGCAACCAAAAATAACAATCAGCCGATCAACGGCGAGTTAGAAGCCAGTAGCCGCGCCAGTGCTATCCAGCTCATTCAAGCTCAGGGTATGAAGTTGGTCGACCTCAAGGAGGCTGGTGACGAGAAGAAAGGGTTTCGTTTTGGGGGTGGCAAGAAGTCAGTGCCGACCGAGGAGCTGGTTAGCTTTACCAGGCAGCTTAGCACCATGGTGTCTGCCGGTGTACCAATCCTCAGGTCGCTCAACTCGATGGCGCAGCATGCCGAGAGTCTGCATTTTCGTGAGATTTTGAATGCAGTATCTAAGGAGATTGAAGGCGGTACCTCGTTCGCTGATGCGCTGAGTAAGCATCCTGAGGCGTTTAGTGATGTGTACGTGAACATGGTGCGTGCTGGTGAAACAGGTGGTATTTTGGACGATATTTTGAAGCGCCTGGCCCTGCAGCAGGAAAAGAACTCATCAATGAAAAAGAAGATCAAGAGCGCCATGACCTATCCAATGGTGCTGATCGTCATCACTATCGGGGCGTTCTTTGGTTTGATGATTTTCGTACTGCCGATGATCGGCAAGACGATTAAGGATCTGGCGGGCGAGGACGCAGAGCTGCCGGCGCTGACGCAGATACTGATGAGTATCAGCCAGTTTATGGTAAGTTTTTGGTATATTATTTTCCCGTTATTATTTGGCGGTGTGTATGCGCTGCTTCGCTACATCAAGTCGCCAAAAGGTAAAGTCAAGTTCCATCATTTCGTCCTGAAAGCGCCGATCATCAGCAAGATTATTCGCAAGGTGGCGGTGGCGCGGTTTACGCGTACCTTTTCAGCGCTGATCGGTGCGGGCGTGTCGGTACTCGAGGCACTGGAGGTGACGGCCCGGGCAGTCGGTAACACGGTGTATCAAGATTCATTGCTTGATGCCGCCAAGCGCATTAAGAATGGCGAGGTTTTGTCGCGGATTATCAATGAGCGCGAAGACCTCTATCCGCCAATCGTTGGCCAGATGCTGGCGGTCGGTGAGGAAACGGGGCAGACGGATAAGGTGCTGGTCAAGGTGGCGGATTTTTATGAAGAAGAGGTTGATGCGGCGATTAGCGGTTTGAGCTCGACGATTGAGCCGGTAATGATCGTCTTTATGGGCGGTATGGTCGGCTTGATCGCGGCGGCGGTGATGATGCCGATTACTGGATTAGCAAATCAAATTAAAGGATAG
- a CDS encoding type II/IV secretion system protein: MRISDSSIEKILRQGEVISESRLAELKMEAERTHHSLQTIILERKVLSEVQLGQKIGEYINVPFVTIEPKDIPDDVLKRIPEHIARQYNVVLFAVDDNGVLSLAMEDPDDVQALNFIQKEIGYNIKVFLATKNNILDCLENYRGNITDELDEVVSIQSGAESDSQNVSEEEISENSPIAQTVNLLLEYAIKSGASDIHIEPREDFVQVRYRIDGVLKEVNKLPRNVQGALVSRIKILSNLKIDERRVPQDGRFKIKVSGKQYALRVSTLPIADGEKIVMRILDESNQAVALDSLGYWGLSLSTLKDAMAQPNGMILVTGPTGSGKSTSLFSVLSELNTPDVNISTIEDPVEYKIPGVNQTQTNSKAGMTFASGLRALLRQDPNIIMVGEIRDGETANLGVQAALTGHLVFSTLHTNNAATCLPRLLDMGIEPFLIASTVKAVIGQRLVRRLCMHCRQQYVPDAGELAYIVQMFNLKQGSMQRLHALEQQAAADKIGGNTPLGSTDVTIQYLWRPSPEGCDECGHNGFKGRVGIYEVLGISIPIQKMITANATSNEIQQQAITEGMVTMQTDGFVKSLRGVTTLEEVLRATREQ; this comes from the coding sequence ATGCGCATTTCTGACAGTAGTATTGAGAAGATTTTGCGCCAGGGTGAGGTAATTTCTGAGTCACGGCTGGCTGAATTGAAGATGGAGGCGGAACGCACGCACCATTCATTGCAGACGATTATCTTGGAGCGCAAGGTCTTGAGCGAGGTACAGCTCGGGCAAAAGATTGGTGAATATATCAATGTGCCATTTGTGACCATCGAGCCAAAGGATATCCCTGACGATGTCCTCAAGCGCATCCCCGAGCACATCGCTCGCCAGTATAATGTTGTGTTGTTTGCGGTTGATGATAACGGCGTCTTGAGCCTGGCGATGGAAGATCCCGACGATGTGCAGGCGCTGAACTTCATCCAGAAAGAGATTGGCTACAACATCAAGGTATTCCTGGCGACAAAAAATAACATTCTTGATTGCCTGGAAAATTATCGCGGTAATATTACCGATGAGTTAGACGAGGTGGTGTCAATTCAGAGCGGTGCTGAGTCAGATTCACAAAACGTCTCTGAGGAGGAGATTTCCGAGAATTCGCCGATCGCCCAGACGGTTAACTTGCTGCTGGAATATGCTATCAAATCGGGCGCCTCGGACATCCACATTGAGCCCCGTGAGGATTTCGTCCAGGTGCGTTACCGAATTGATGGTGTGCTCAAGGAAGTGAATAAATTGCCGCGCAATGTTCAGGGTGCGCTGGTTAGTCGTATCAAGATTTTGTCAAATTTGAAAATTGACGAACGCCGCGTGCCGCAAGACGGTCGCTTCAAGATCAAGGTTTCGGGTAAGCAGTACGCGCTGCGTGTGTCGACGCTGCCAATCGCTGATGGCGAGAAGATCGTCATGCGTATTTTGGACGAGTCCAATCAGGCGGTTGCCCTGGATAGCCTCGGCTACTGGGGGTTGTCGCTGAGTACGCTCAAGGACGCCATGGCACAACCAAATGGTATGATCTTGGTGACCGGGCCAACTGGTTCGGGAAAGTCGACTAGCTTGTTTAGTGTGCTATCAGAACTTAATACGCCAGATGTGAATATCTCAACCATTGAAGATCCGGTTGAATACAAGATCCCCGGGGTCAACCAAACCCAGACTAATTCGAAAGCCGGCATGACCTTCGCTTCAGGACTGCGCGCACTGCTCCGCCAAGACCCGAACATCATCATGGTTGGTGAGATTCGTGACGGTGAGACCGCCAACCTCGGTGTGCAGGCAGCGCTGACTGGGCACTTGGTGTTCTCAACGCTCCACACCAATAACGCCGCGACTTGTTTGCCGCGTCTATTGGACATGGGAATTGAACCGTTCTTGATCGCTTCGACGGTCAAGGCGGTGATCGGCCAGCGCTTGGTGCGGCGGCTGTGTATGCATTGTCGTCAGCAGTATGTGCCGGACGCTGGGGAGCTCGCCTACATCGTTCAGATGTTTAATCTCAAGCAGGGCTCGATGCAGCGACTGCACGCACTGGAGCAGCAGGCAGCAGCTGATAAGATCGGCGGCAATACACCGCTCGGCTCAACTGACGTGACGATTCAATATTTATGGCGACCAAGTCCCGAGGGCTGTGACGAGTGCGGCCATAATGGCTTCAAGGGGCGCGTCGGTATCTACGAGGTTCTCGGTATTTCGATTCCAATCCAAAAGATGATCACCGCCAATGCCACCAGTAATGAGATTCAGCAGCAGGCGATTACTGAAGGAATGGTAACGATGCAGACAGATGGTTTCGTTAAGTCGCTGCGTGGCGTGACAACGCTAGAGGAAGTTTTGAGAGCAACAAGGGAGCAATAA
- a CDS encoding NUDIX hydrolase, translating to MIDQFIPEHYIQKHILGVLMHMKYARFRDMRPPKVDTNLYTYHLNILKKRGFVIKTDDGYCLGREGLSYVDRVSIKSLKIRTQPKIITMIVIQNTNGDVLLQRRTKQPHVDTWTLPYGKLHIDDESVSAAAQREAREKLAVDKLLLTHAGDCYIRVLIEGEILSSTLAHVFYGETDEVVASEELVWARPHRLAEYDLAPAVEQIVARTFFRDPFFFEEFVAELNEVIERRNYDN from the coding sequence ATGATTGACCAATTTATTCCCGAACATTACATTCAAAAGCATATTCTTGGCGTATTGATGCATATGAAATATGCACGGTTTCGGGATATGCGGCCGCCAAAAGTGGATACCAATCTCTATACCTACCACTTAAATATATTGAAGAAGCGAGGATTCGTCATCAAAACGGATGATGGATATTGCCTTGGGCGGGAAGGGCTATCGTATGTCGATAGAGTGAGTATTAAATCACTCAAAATTCGTACTCAACCAAAAATTATTACTATGATTGTCATCCAAAATACCAATGGCGATGTGCTGCTCCAGCGGCGCACTAAGCAGCCGCATGTCGACACCTGGACACTGCCCTATGGCAAGCTACACATTGATGACGAGTCGGTATCGGCTGCTGCTCAGCGGGAGGCGCGCGAGAAATTGGCGGTGGATAAGCTGCTGCTAACCCATGCAGGTGATTGTTATATTCGCGTCCTGATTGAGGGGGAGATATTATCGTCGACACTGGCGCACGTATTTTATGGTGAGACCGATGAAGTCGTGGCGAGCGAAGAACTCGTGTGGGCTCGTCCGCATCGCTTGGCGGAGTATGACCTGGCGCCAGCGGTTGAGCAAATCGTAGCGCGGACATTCTTTCGGGACCCGTTCTTTTTTGAGGAATTTGTGGCAGAATTAAATGAGGTAATTGAAAGGAGAAACTATGACAATTGA
- the trmB gene encoding tRNA (guanosine(46)-N7)-methyltransferase TrmB, which translates to MKSMSFVDPNQFVITRRRKKYKFALFNNSPLCFEYDEWMPRPIDVLEVGAGTGLFSVELAARHPEQRFLAVDVKADRLQKGARAAEQRGLTNIWFVRARADQLGELCEAGSLSQLWVTFPDPFPRQRSSGRRLTHQHFLTQYAKLLDERSELLLKHDDHSFFCWSLEQLVVAGWQLRELTFDLHESERLDEESDARIMTTYEQRWVGEGKAIGFVRAVPSG; encoded by the coding sequence ATGAAAAGTATGAGTTTTGTCGATCCAAATCAATTCGTTATCACTCGGCGGCGCAAGAAGTATAAATTTGCGTTATTTAACAATTCGCCGCTTTGTTTTGAGTATGATGAGTGGATGCCGCGGCCGATTGACGTACTGGAGGTCGGTGCTGGAACGGGGCTGTTTAGCGTCGAACTAGCGGCGCGCCATCCGGAGCAGCGGTTTCTGGCGGTTGACGTCAAGGCCGATCGATTGCAAAAAGGGGCACGCGCGGCCGAGCAGCGTGGCCTCACGAACATCTGGTTTGTGCGGGCGCGGGCGGATCAGCTGGGTGAGTTATGTGAGGCTGGATCACTCAGTCAGTTGTGGGTCACTTTCCCCGATCCGTTTCCACGCCAGCGCTCCAGCGGTCGACGCTTGACGCATCAACATTTTCTAACACAGTACGCAAAGTTGCTTGATGAGAGGAGTGAGCTACTGCTCAAGCATGATGATCACAGCTTTTTCTGCTGGAGCTTGGAGCAGCTGGTGGTGGCTGGCTGGCAGCTTCGGGAGCTAACGTTTGATCTGCACGAATCGGAGCGACTTGATGAGGAGAGCGATGCCCGGATCATGACAACCTACGAGCAGCGGTGGGTTGGCGAGGGGAAGGCGATTGGGTTTGTGCGAGCAGTCCCATCGGGTTAA
- a CDS encoding mechanosensitive ion channel family protein — MTDTLIKQLLNSSRFDEWMTEHGLGWLVSERMVETVSIVIGAVIVYYLGRIFITWAIRYAIHSTAKHRSWHRKDIEKRENTLTQLIRSFWRITIIAYIAAMVASKLFYFDLSPLFASAGIIGVALGFGAQSLVKDFLAGIFIIAENQYRVGDIVDVMGASGTVERVGTRSTVLRDADGNVHYLPNGTIQHVINKTMGYSMSRFTLQLDPSTDISRAADIINETGQQLSKEKSWDKKIIEPPKFVSVGDITGRSVELIVAGKVQPSDQWAVTSEMRRRLLKEFEKQEIELAVIPTAITHKN; from the coding sequence ATGACGGATACGCTTATCAAACAACTGTTAAATTCGTCGCGCTTTGATGAATGGATGACCGAGCATGGACTAGGCTGGCTGGTAAGCGAGCGGATGGTTGAAACGGTCAGTATCGTCATTGGCGCGGTTATCGTTTATTATCTTGGCCGCATCTTCATTACTTGGGCAATTCGCTACGCGATCCACTCCACCGCCAAGCACCGCTCATGGCACCGCAAAGATATCGAAAAGCGCGAAAATACGCTGACGCAGCTGATCCGTAGTTTTTGGCGCATCACTATCATTGCCTACATCGCCGCCATGGTCGCCAGTAAGTTATTCTACTTCGACTTGTCACCACTGTTTGCCAGCGCCGGCATCATTGGCGTAGCGCTCGGATTTGGTGCACAATCACTTGTCAAAGATTTTCTGGCCGGCATCTTTATCATCGCTGAAAATCAATATCGCGTCGGCGATATCGTTGATGTCATGGGTGCGAGCGGCACTGTCGAGCGCGTCGGCACCAGGTCAACCGTGCTCCGCGATGCTGATGGTAATGTGCACTACTTACCAAATGGCACCATCCAGCATGTCATCAACAAAACGATGGGGTACAGCATGTCGCGCTTTACCTTGCAGCTTGATCCAAGTACCGACATCAGCCGCGCCGCTGATATCATCAACGAGACCGGCCAGCAATTGAGCAAGGAAAAATCTTGGGACAAGAAAATTATTGAACCGCCAAAATTTGTCTCCGTCGGCGATATCACCGGCCGCTCGGTCGAATTGATCGTTGCTGGTAAGGTCCAGCCATCAGATCAATGGGCAGTTACCTCAGAGATGCGCCGCCGGCTCCTCAAAGAATTTGAAAAACAAGAGATCGAGCTAGCTGTCATCCCAACGGCGATAACGCATAAAAATTAA
- a CDS encoding A/G-specific adenine glycosylase codes for MNDNDKCVHFQALIHQKSRELYRPMPWRDQPTLYYVLVSELMLQQTQVARVLAKFTEFTTGFPDIESLAAAELTEVLRAWQGLGYNRRAQYLHRVSQAIVAGAPVATLDDLVELPGIGINTAGAIMNYAYQVPTPFIETNIRTVYLNHFFAGQTVVADRDILTVVEQTMDQANPRQWFWALMDYGSELKSQGKGKLSASRHYTKQSQFTGSLRQMRGEILRRYIGGQPLAEITAELQDDPRFAAALDGLRRDGLITAE; via the coding sequence ATGAATGATAATGATAAATGCGTCCACTTTCAAGCATTAATTCATCAAAAGAGTCGTGAGCTATATCGGCCGATGCCGTGGCGTGATCAGCCAACCTTGTACTATGTGCTGGTGAGTGAGCTAATGCTGCAGCAAACCCAGGTCGCTCGCGTTCTGGCGAAGTTTACAGAGTTTACCACAGGGTTTCCGGATATTGAGTCGCTGGCAGCGGCCGAGCTGACCGAGGTGCTCCGCGCGTGGCAGGGGCTGGGCTATAACCGCCGCGCTCAGTATCTTCACCGGGTGTCACAAGCCATTGTCGCTGGTGCCCCGGTGGCCACGCTAGATGACCTCGTTGAGTTACCAGGCATCGGCATCAATACCGCTGGCGCCATCATGAACTATGCTTATCAAGTGCCAACACCGTTCATTGAGACCAATATTCGTACCGTCTATCTCAATCATTTCTTTGCGGGCCAGACGGTAGTTGCGGATCGCGACATATTGACTGTTGTTGAGCAGACGATGGACCAGGCAAATCCGCGTCAGTGGTTTTGGGCGCTGATGGACTATGGTAGTGAGCTCAAATCTCAGGGAAAGGGCAAATTATCCGCCAGTCGCCACTACACCAAACAATCACAATTCACCGGTAGCCTCCGCCAGATGCGGGGCGAGATTTTGCGTCGATATATTGGCGGGCAGCCGCTCGCTGAAATTACCGCTGAGTTGCAGGACGATCCGCGATTTGCGGCGGCACTGGATGGGCTACGGCGAGATGGTCTCATCACCGCAGAGTGA
- a CDS encoding NUDIX hydrolase, translating into MYDRHEVSVKVALYSSDGKRALLMYYPRDDGFGLPGGHIDAGETPDVALRRELREELGVTIDATPADFYVRDPQGGTIKDHKIILGYTATVDGNIELPDRACDGGEERPVWLTRTEVEATDKLAPGYRDFLLKWWPRGYS; encoded by the coding sequence ATGTATGATCGACACGAAGTTAGCGTAAAAGTAGCGCTGTATAGTAGTGATGGCAAGCGGGCGCTGCTGATGTATTATCCGCGCGATGATGGTTTTGGCCTGCCGGGCGGGCATATTGACGCTGGTGAAACGCCTGACGTGGCATTGAGGCGGGAATTACGCGAGGAGCTGGGCGTTACAATTGATGCGACTCCAGCTGATTTTTATGTACGCGATCCGCAGGGCGGTACCATCAAAGACCATAAAATTATTCTTGGCTACACGGCCACAGTTGACGGTAACATTGAACTACCGGACCGAGCGTGTGATGGCGGTGAGGAACGACCAGTCTGGTTGACGCGGACAGAAGTTGAGGCTACTGACAAGCTCGCGCCAGGTTATCGGGATTTTTTGTTGAAGTGGTGGCCTCGAGGCTATAGCTGA